The Aeromonas encheleia genomic sequence TGCGGCTGATCCTGAGTCGGCGGCGTGTGCTGGCGCACGTGCAGGCGGTAGATACCGGTGGCGGCATCGTACTCGTCCGTCACGGTGAGCTCAGGAGTGCCGGACTGGCTGTACCAGCGACGGAAGCGGCCGAGATCTCGGCCTCCGGCATCCTCCATCGCCTGCACGAAGTCATCGCAGGTGACGGCCTGGCCGTCGTGGCGCTCGAAATAGAGCCGCATGCCGGCCTGGAAATTATCCTCACCCAGCAGGGTATGCAGCATGCGGATCACTTCCGAGCCCTTCTCGTAGACGGTCAGGGTATAGAAGTTGTTCATCTCGATCACCACATCCGGGCGGATGGGGTGCGCCATGGGGCCGGCGTCTTCGGCAAACTGCGGGCCGCGCACGGTGCGCACATTATTGATGCGGTTGACCCCGCGCGAGCCCAGATCGGAGGAGAACTCCTGATCCCGGAACACCGTCAGCCCCTCTTTCAGGCTGAGCTGGAACCAGTCGCGGCAGGTGACGCGGTTGCCGGTCCAGTTGTGGAAATACTCGTGGCCTATGACCCGCTCGATGCCGTGGTAATCGGCGTCGGTAGCGGTCGCCGGGTTGGCCAGCACGAACTTGGAGTTGAAGATGTTCAGCCCCTTGTTCTCCATGGCACCCATGTTGAAGAAGTCCACCGCGACAATCATATAGATGTCGAGATCGTATTCGAGGCCGAAGCGCTGCTCGTCCCAGCGCATGGAGTTGATCAGGCTCTCCATGGCGAAACCGGCTCGGTCCAGGTTGCCCTTGTCGACGAAGATCTCGAGGGCGACTTCGCGGCCGCTTCTGGTGCGGTAGCTGCTGCGCTCCACATCGAAGTCACCGGCCACCAGGGCGAACAGGTAGCTGGGCTTGGGGAAGGGATCCTGCCACTGCACGAAGTGACGGCCCCCGTCCAGATCGCCGCTCTCGACCTTGTTGCCGTTGGAGAGCAGGAAGGGATACTTGGCCTTGTCGGCGCTGATGCGGGTGCTGTAGCGCGCCAGTATGTCGGGGCGGTCCAGATAATAGGTGATGCGGCGGAAACCCTCGGCCTCGCACTGGGTGCAGTAGGCGTCGCCGGACTTGTAGAGCCCCTCCAGCGCCGTGTTGGCGGCGGGATCCAGATCGGTGACTAGGGTCAGCACACATTCGGCCGGCAGGTTGAACAGCGTCAGGCTGTTCTCCCCCTGCTCGTACTGAGTGAACGGAATACCATCCACACTGATGCTCCGCAGGACGAGTCCCTCGCCGTCCAGCACCAGCGGCGCCTTGTGTTCACCGTTGCGACGCAGACGGGAGATGGCTGTGACACGGGTCAGGGGCTCCTGCAACTGGAAGTCGAGATCGATGCTGTCGATCCAGTAGAGCGGCGCCTGGTAATCCTGGCGATATTTGGCCGTCATGGCCTGGGAGTGATCGGTCATTATTGTGTGCTTCCACGCTTTGTTATTGACGTGTCAGAGGCTGTCACAACGGATCGGCAGGGTCAAATGGTTTGCATTCCACTGGCTAACTGCGGCCAAAAAGAAAGGGCGACCGAAGTCGCCCTTGTCAGTTCGCATCGCTGCGTGTTCGATCAGCTTTTCTTGCTCAGGCGAGCCAGATCCGCCGTGATGTTCGCGGCTTCGATCTGGTACTCGTCAGGTGCCTCGAAATCGGTCGGCAGTGCATCCAGGCTCTTCACCGTCGGCTTGCCAAGACGGGTCAGTCGCTCATTGGCTCGCACCAGCGCCTTCTCGTCCTGCTTGGCCTGCTCGGCCAACCGCTCGGCTTCGTTCAGGGAGACCGACTTCTTGTCCTTGTCCTCCTGATACTCCTTGATGTCCTGCATCACGTAGGCAAACTCCGGATCCTTGTTGATCCGCGCCTCGTGATCGCTCTTCAGCCTGGAGAGCAGGCTGGAGAAGTCCCCCAACTTGCCATAACTGGCCGAGGCAATCTTGTCCCAGGGCAGCGCATTGAACTCGCGGCTCTCCCCCGTCTCCTCCGGTGACACGGCGGTGGGGAAGCTGATGTCCGGGGCGACTCCCTTATTCTGGGTGCTGCCACCGTTGATCCGGTAGAACTTGGCGATGGTGTACTGCACATGACCCAGCGGCTGCTCGTAGAAGTCATAGACCTTAGCCAGGCTGCGATGCTGCTGCACAGTGCCCTTGCCGAACGAGTTTTCACCCAGGATCAGGGCGCGACCATAGTCCTGCATGGCGGCGGCGAAGATCTCGGAGGCCGAGGCGCTGTAGCGATCGATCATCACCGACATGGGGCCGCCGTAGTAGACATTGCCGTCATCGTCGCCATTGACCGTGATGCGGCCCATGTGATCACGGATCTGCACCACGGGCCCGCTGGCGAAGAACAGGCCGCTCAGGGCCGAGGCCTCGGTCAGGGCACCGCCGCCGTTGCCACGCAGATCGACGATGAGGCCATCGATCTTCTGCTTGTTGAGGCTGGAGAGCTCCTTGATGACGTCGTCATGCAGATTGACGTAGAAGCTCGGGACCTCGAGTATCCCTATCTTCTTGCCTTCGGCATTGATCACCTTGGACTTGGCGGCCCTGTCTTCCAGGCGCACCTTGTCACGGGTCAGCTCGATCAGCTCGGTCTTGGCGGTTGCGCCCTTGCCGCGCTGGATCTCCAGCTTCACCTTGCTGCCTTTGGGACCCTTGATGAGTTCGACCACGTCATCCAGACGCCAGCCGATCACATCGACAATCTTGCCATCGTCCTGCCCGACCCCGGTGATCTTGTCATCGGGTTTGAGGTGGTTGGACTTGGCGGCCGGGCCACCGGGCACCAGGGAGCGGATGACGGTAAAGTCATCCTCCGCCTGCAACACGGCACCTATGCCTTCCAGCGAGAGGTTCATCTCGGTGTTGAAGCGATCGGCGCTGCGCGGCGAGAGGTAGCTGGTGTGCGGCTCGATGGCCCGGGCGAAGGAGTTCATGAAGAGCTGGAACACGTCCTCGCTCTCGGTCTGGGACATCCGCTTGATGGCGTTGTTGTAACGCTTGCCAAGCAGCTCCTTGATCTCGGGCCACTCCTTGCCGCTGAGCTTGAGGCTCAGGGCATCGAACTTGACCCGTTGACGCCACAACTCGTTGAGCTCGGCCTCGTCCTTGGGCCAGGCCGCCCCTTCCCGATCGAAGATGTAATTGTCGGGCTGGGTGAAATCGAAGGGAGTGTCTAGCAGTTTAAGGGCGTATTCGAACCGCTCATAACGCCGCTGCTGACTCAGGTTGAACATCTCGTAGGCAGGAGCCAGCCGTCCTCTTTCGAGATCGGTGTCAAAACCGGTACGGTACTTTTCAAAGCGGCTGATGTCAGAGGCCAAAAA encodes the following:
- the pepN gene encoding aminopeptidase N, which translates into the protein MTDHSQAMTAKYRQDYQAPLYWIDSIDLDFQLQEPLTRVTAISRLRRNGEHKAPLVLDGEGLVLRSISVDGIPFTQYEQGENSLTLFNLPAECVLTLVTDLDPAANTALEGLYKSGDAYCTQCEAEGFRRITYYLDRPDILARYSTRISADKAKYPFLLSNGNKVESGDLDGGRHFVQWQDPFPKPSYLFALVAGDFDVERSSYRTRSGREVALEIFVDKGNLDRAGFAMESLINSMRWDEQRFGLEYDLDIYMIVAVDFFNMGAMENKGLNIFNSKFVLANPATATDADYHGIERVIGHEYFHNWTGNRVTCRDWFQLSLKEGLTVFRDQEFSSDLGSRGVNRINNVRTVRGPQFAEDAGPMAHPIRPDVVIEMNNFYTLTVYEKGSEVIRMLHTLLGEDNFQAGMRLYFERHDGQAVTCDDFVQAMEDAGGRDLGRFRRWYSQSGTPELTVTDEYDAATGIYRLHVRQHTPPTQDQPQKLPLHIPLDIELYDENGAVIPLQYQGQAIGQVLDVLEAEQTFVFDRVPVKPVISLLRDFSAPVKLHYEYSDEALAFLMRFARNEFARWDAAQMLINKAVIAGVARVQQGLDVELSATLLAAFVAILDEAELDPALKAEILALPGEATLAELFEVADIDAIHRVRDAIHRALAQAFGARLAANYEGLRLQGYRVVHADMAKRALKGVVLGYLAALDSEGTDALVREQYAQADNMTDTLMALQVANGHLLPCRAELLADFEGKWAQDGLVLDNWLRLVGSKPASDVLIEVRQAMGHPTFSIRNPNRLRALVGSFAMNNQVQFHTIDGSGYRFLTDLLIELNEVNPQVASRLITPLIQFKRLDEVRKGLIRAELLRLFKLDGLARDLFEKVSKALQQ
- the prc gene encoding carboxy terminal-processing peptidase, whose translation is MLKHGVIRFSLVACSLALAGLAQAIEPVLKESDLPVLAQESQHATASKRIANLFTRSHYKQFKLDDAFSSVIFDKYLENLDYSRNLFLASDISRFEKYRTGFDTDLERGRLAPAYEMFNLSQQRRYERFEYALKLLDTPFDFTQPDNYIFDREGAAWPKDEAELNELWRQRVKFDALSLKLSGKEWPEIKELLGKRYNNAIKRMSQTESEDVFQLFMNSFARAIEPHTSYLSPRSADRFNTEMNLSLEGIGAVLQAEDDFTVIRSLVPGGPAAKSNHLKPDDKITGVGQDDGKIVDVIGWRLDDVVELIKGPKGSKVKLEIQRGKGATAKTELIELTRDKVRLEDRAAKSKVINAEGKKIGILEVPSFYVNLHDDVIKELSSLNKQKIDGLIVDLRGNGGGALTEASALSGLFFASGPVVQIRDHMGRITVNGDDDGNVYYGGPMSVMIDRYSASASEIFAAAMQDYGRALILGENSFGKGTVQQHRSLAKVYDFYEQPLGHVQYTIAKFYRINGGSTQNKGVAPDISFPTAVSPEETGESREFNALPWDKIASASYGKLGDFSSLLSRLKSDHEARINKDPEFAYVMQDIKEYQEDKDKKSVSLNEAERLAEQAKQDEKALVRANERLTRLGKPTVKSLDALPTDFEAPDEYQIEAANITADLARLSKKS